The following coding sequences are from one Pseudonocardia sp. EC080619-01 window:
- a CDS encoding ADP-ribosylglycohydrolase family protein, with translation MSGEHDRALGALLGLAVGDALGMPTQSMSREAIAERYGVVDRLLDGADDQPIAPKLPAGTVTDDTEQALLLARILVAHDGRVPPRVFAAALEDWEQEMIRRGSRDLLGPSTKLALTRLADGESPERAGRDGVTNGAAMRVAPVGIACTGARLLDAVVESAVVTHHTAPGIAAAAAVAAAVSTAVSGAGLPAALDAAVDAARAGAGRGGWAAGASVADRLVVARRMLPGLAPDALADAVAGVVGTSVTATESVVAAFGLAAALGDDPRAALVTAASLGGDTDTVAAICGAVLGAVHGAAGLPTDLVATVRRVNAPLLDPLDDVVAGLLHLRSTAR, from the coding sequence GTGAGCGGCGAGCACGACCGCGCGCTCGGCGCGCTGCTCGGCCTCGCCGTCGGCGACGCGCTCGGCATGCCGACCCAGTCGATGTCGCGGGAGGCGATCGCGGAGCGCTACGGCGTCGTCGACCGGCTCCTCGACGGCGCCGACGACCAGCCGATCGCCCCGAAGCTCCCCGCCGGGACCGTCACCGACGACACCGAGCAGGCCCTGCTGCTCGCCCGGATCCTCGTCGCCCACGACGGGCGGGTGCCGCCGCGGGTGTTCGCGGCCGCGCTCGAGGACTGGGAGCAGGAGATGATCCGGCGCGGGTCACGGGACCTGCTCGGCCCCTCCACGAAGCTCGCGCTGACCCGGCTCGCCGACGGCGAGTCCCCCGAGCGGGCCGGCCGCGACGGTGTCACCAACGGCGCCGCGATGCGGGTCGCCCCCGTCGGCATCGCCTGCACCGGGGCGCGGCTGCTCGACGCCGTCGTGGAGTCCGCGGTCGTCACCCACCACACCGCGCCCGGGATCGCCGCCGCCGCGGCGGTCGCCGCCGCGGTCTCCACCGCGGTGTCCGGTGCGGGGCTCCCCGCCGCGCTGGACGCCGCGGTGGACGCGGCCCGGGCCGGTGCCGGCCGCGGCGGGTGGGCGGCCGGTGCCTCGGTCGCCGACCGGCTGGTGGTCGCCCGCCGGATGCTGCCCGGGCTCGCCCCGGACGCCCTCGCCGACGCCGTCGCCGGTGTCGTCGGGACCTCGGTGACGGCCACCGAGTCGGTCGTCGCCGCGTTCGGCCTGGCCGCAGCACTCGGTGACGACCCGCGGGCCGCGCTGGTCACCGCCGCGTCGCTGGGCGGGGACACCGACACGGTCGCCGCGATCTGCGGCGCCGTCCTCGGCGCGGTGCACGGTGCCGCGGGCCTGCCCACCGATCTCGTCGCGACCGTGCGCCGGGTCAACGCACCGCTGCTCGACCCCCTCGACGACGTGGTCGCGGGGCTGCTCCACCTCCGGTCCACCGCCCGATAG
- a CDS encoding GntR family transcriptional regulator, with protein sequence MSEQGGRGKRARLVADLTGRIRSGLLVHGERLPGENQLAQTYEVSRGTVRSALAELQRRDLIATETGVGSFVTFDGAPLDQQVGWARALAGAGAEVTTELLGITAGGDPAVAEREGPLVTVRRLRRADGRPVSLETASLPAGGALAGLPDRGLVDGSITATLAAAGLHGAGGEQWISAEPLDAADAVRLERTPGELFLRAVRVTRTADGALAEHVVSLLDPQRFRFHLAFGGTTTAGDAR encoded by the coding sequence ATGTCTGAACAGGGTGGCCGGGGCAAGCGGGCCCGGCTCGTCGCGGACCTGACCGGCCGGATCCGTTCCGGCCTGCTTGTGCACGGCGAGCGCCTGCCGGGGGAGAACCAGCTCGCGCAGACCTACGAGGTGTCCCGCGGGACCGTGCGCAGTGCGCTCGCCGAGCTCCAGCGTCGCGACCTCATCGCCACCGAGACCGGGGTCGGCTCGTTCGTCACCTTCGACGGGGCGCCGCTCGACCAGCAGGTCGGCTGGGCCCGCGCGCTCGCCGGTGCGGGCGCCGAGGTCACCACCGAGCTGCTCGGCATCACCGCGGGCGGCGACCCGGCCGTCGCGGAGCGCGAGGGACCGCTGGTCACCGTCCGGCGGCTGCGGCGCGCCGACGGCCGCCCCGTCTCGCTGGAGACCGCGTCGCTCCCGGCGGGCGGAGCGCTCGCCGGGCTCCCGGACCGCGGCCTCGTCGACGGCTCCATCACCGCCACCCTCGCCGCGGCCGGCCTGCACGGCGCCGGCGGCGAGCAGTGGATCTCGGCGGAACCCCTCGACGCCGCCGACGCCGTCCGCCTCGAACGGACGCCGGGCGAGCTGTTCCTGCGGGCGGTGCGGGTCACCCGCACCGCCGACGGCGCGCTCGCCGAGCACGTCGTCAGCCTCCTCGACCCGCAGCGCTTCCGGTTCCACCTCGCGTTCGGCGGCACCACGACGGCCGGGGACGCCCGGTGA
- a CDS encoding aspartate/glutamate racemase family protein, with amino-acid sequence MTDHHIGMIVPSSNLTMETELPRMLRAREDALPGDRFVFHAARARMQHVTPEQLRAMNAQAQRAATELADARPDVVATACLVAIMAQGPGYHCTAEDDITAALRAEGSEAPVVSSAGALLSGIAALGARRVAIITPYMEPLTKAVVTYIEDAGVEVVDALSLEVPDNLAVARLDPADLREHHRRLDLTRADALVLSACVQMPSLPSVQPVQDEIGIPVLSAATATTHRILTELGLDPRVPGAGALLAG; translated from the coding sequence ATGACCGACCACCACATCGGGATGATCGTCCCGAGCTCGAACCTCACGATGGAGACCGAGCTGCCGCGGATGCTGCGTGCCCGCGAGGACGCGCTGCCCGGCGACCGCTTCGTCTTCCACGCCGCCCGGGCCCGGATGCAGCACGTGACCCCCGAGCAGCTGCGCGCGATGAACGCCCAGGCCCAGCGGGCCGCCACCGAGCTGGCCGACGCCCGTCCGGACGTCGTCGCCACCGCGTGCCTCGTCGCGATCATGGCCCAGGGGCCCGGCTACCACTGCACCGCCGAGGACGACATCACCGCGGCGTTGCGGGCCGAGGGCTCGGAGGCGCCGGTCGTGTCCAGCGCCGGCGCGCTGCTGTCGGGCATCGCCGCGCTCGGGGCGCGGCGGGTCGCGATCATCACGCCGTACATGGAGCCGCTGACGAAGGCGGTCGTCACCTACATCGAGGACGCCGGCGTCGAGGTCGTGGACGCGCTGTCGCTGGAGGTGCCGGACAACCTCGCCGTCGCCCGGCTGGACCCGGCCGACCTGCGCGAGCACCACCGGAGGCTCGACCTCACCCGCGCCGACGCGCTCGTGCTCAGTGCCTGCGTGCAGATGCCGTCGCTGCCCTCGGTCCAGCCGGTGCAGGACGAGATCGGCATCCCCGTGCTGTCCGCGGCCACCGCGACCACCCACCGGATCCTCACCGAGCTGGGTCTCGACCCGCGGGTCCCCGGCGCCGGGGCGCTGCTGGCCGGCTGA
- the aroQ gene encoding gamma subclass chorismate mutase AroQ, which produces MTGIRRRAAVVAASVAVVALVAGCGDPPEPLTDGPAGAAPADGLTRVVDLAAERAVLSDRVAAAKAGTGQPVTDPAREKVVVDDARADAARDGVDPEWTARVFADQIAASTQVQEDLLRRWTEQPGARPAPVDLAQVRPELDRIGDELVAALKLATPARAHEDCASSLAQAAVTRSATLDDVHRAALGRALMSVCDGTPE; this is translated from the coding sequence GTGACCGGGATCCGCCGTCGTGCCGCTGTCGTCGCCGCCTCCGTCGCGGTCGTCGCCCTGGTGGCCGGGTGCGGCGACCCGCCCGAGCCGCTGACGGACGGCCCGGCGGGCGCGGCCCCCGCCGACGGGCTGACCCGGGTCGTCGATCTCGCGGCCGAGCGGGCGGTGCTGTCCGACCGCGTCGCCGCCGCCAAGGCCGGTACCGGGCAGCCGGTCACCGACCCGGCCCGGGAGAAGGTCGTCGTCGACGACGCCCGCGCCGACGCGGCCCGCGACGGCGTCGATCCCGAGTGGACCGCCCGGGTGTTCGCCGACCAGATCGCGGCGAGCACCCAGGTGCAGGAGGACCTGCTCCGGCGCTGGACCGAGCAGCCCGGCGCCCGCCCCGCCCCGGTGGACCTGGCGCAGGTGCGCCCGGAGCTCGACCGGATCGGCGACGAGCTGGTCGCCGCGCTGAAGCTGGCGACACCCGCCCGGGCACACGAGGACTGCGCGTCGTCGCTCGCGCAGGCCGCGGTCACCCGGTCGGCGACGCTCGACGACGTGCACCGGGCCGCCCTCGGCCGTGCCCTGATGTCGGTCTGCGACGGCACCCCGGAGTAG
- a CDS encoding 3-keto-5-aminohexanoate cleavage protein: MDSTVILEAALNGTTTREQNPHVPRNPGEVTEQALEALDLGAAIVHNHNDEPMFTRDGVHAVEPYVQAWEPVLARHPDALLYPTMAAGARDVPVRRRWAHVEELARRRMGGLTLVDPGSVNVGLLDDGTCPAAAAPEPYQNSFADTEYMFARTAELGAAPSISIFEPGFLRTTLTLHRHGRVPPGAIVKLYFADRLQFGLPPTPAALEAYLELLEPSGLPWSVAVLGGDVVGSGLAELAVRRGGHLRVGLEDFHDRAGSAPSNRELVEGALRVIESAGATPASPARARAILGVR; encoded by the coding sequence GTGGACTCGACGGTGATCCTCGAAGCGGCCCTGAACGGCACGACGACGCGGGAGCAGAACCCGCACGTCCCCCGCAACCCGGGGGAGGTCACCGAGCAGGCCCTGGAGGCGCTCGACCTCGGTGCCGCGATCGTGCACAACCACAACGACGAGCCGATGTTCACCCGGGACGGGGTGCACGCCGTCGAGCCGTACGTGCAGGCGTGGGAACCGGTGCTCGCCCGCCACCCCGACGCCCTGCTCTACCCGACGATGGCGGCCGGCGCCCGGGACGTCCCGGTGCGGCGCCGCTGGGCGCACGTCGAGGAGCTCGCCCGGCGCCGGATGGGCGGGTTGACGCTCGTCGACCCGGGCTCGGTGAACGTCGGCCTGCTCGACGACGGGACCTGTCCCGCGGCGGCCGCGCCCGAGCCGTACCAGAACTCGTTCGCCGACACCGAGTACATGTTCGCCCGGACCGCCGAGCTCGGCGCCGCGCCCAGCATCTCGATCTTCGAGCCGGGCTTCCTGCGGACCACGCTGACCCTGCACCGGCACGGCCGGGTGCCGCCGGGGGCGATCGTGAAGCTCTACTTCGCCGACCGGCTGCAGTTCGGGCTCCCGCCGACGCCCGCCGCGCTGGAGGCCTACCTGGAGCTGCTGGAGCCGTCCGGCCTGCCGTGGTCGGTGGCCGTCCTGGGTGGTGACGTCGTCGGGTCCGGCCTGGCGGAGCTCGCGGTGCGGCGCGGCGGGCACCTGCGGGTCGGACTGGAGGACTTCCACGACCGCGCGGGGTCGGCACCGTCCAACCGGGAGCTCGTCGAGGGGGCGCTGCGGGTGATCGAGTCGGCCGGCGCGACCCCGGCCTCCCCGGCCCGTGCCCGCGCAATCCTGGGCGTCCGGTGA
- a CDS encoding pyruvate dehydrogenase — MIELLHQAGVERIYGLVGDSLNPLADAIRRDGRIRWVHVHNEEGAALAAAAEAQLTGRLAVCAGSCGPGNTHLVQGLYDAHRTGAPVLAIASHIPSVQIGTGYFQETHPEHLFAECSGYCELISRPEQMPRMQRMAMQSAIAHRDVSVLVLPGDVSAEPAAHDTGHSDLVTPSGTVVPDPAKVDELARLVDGASSVTLFVGAGIAGARDEVLALAGAVQAPIGHSLGGKEWIQYDNPYDVGMSGLLGYGACYEATHEADLLILIGTDFPYDDFLPQARTVQIDAEAAHLGRRTVLELGVHGDARSTLAALLPRITARTDRSFLDRMLRRHAEALEKVVGAYTRKVSDLRPIHPEHVADVLDDEMADDAIATVDTGMCNVWAARYLTPNGRRRIIGSYRHGTMANALPHAIGAASAFPGRQVVSLSGDGGLTMLLGELLTAVEHELPLTVVAFNNGSLGMIRLEMMVAGYPSFQTDHGPADLAGIARAAGAHAVTVEDPDHVRSALRTALDHDGPSLVDVRTDPNALSIPPHVTAAQVRGFALAATRTVLDGGVGKMIELARSNLRSIPRP, encoded by the coding sequence ATGATCGAGCTGCTGCACCAGGCGGGCGTCGAACGGATCTACGGACTGGTCGGGGACAGCCTGAACCCGCTCGCCGACGCGATCCGCCGGGACGGCCGGATCCGCTGGGTGCACGTGCACAACGAGGAGGGCGCGGCGCTGGCCGCGGCCGCCGAGGCGCAGCTGACCGGGCGGCTCGCCGTATGCGCCGGCAGCTGCGGGCCCGGGAACACGCACCTCGTCCAGGGCCTCTACGACGCGCACCGCACCGGCGCGCCGGTGCTGGCGATCGCCTCGCACATCCCGTCGGTGCAGATCGGCACCGGCTACTTCCAGGAGACCCACCCGGAGCACCTGTTCGCCGAGTGCTCGGGCTACTGCGAGCTGATCTCCCGTCCGGAGCAGATGCCGCGGATGCAGCGGATGGCGATGCAGAGCGCGATCGCCCACCGCGACGTCTCGGTGCTGGTGCTGCCCGGTGACGTCAGCGCCGAGCCGGCCGCGCACGACACCGGCCACTCGGACCTGGTGACGCCGTCCGGCACCGTCGTCCCGGACCCGGCGAAGGTCGACGAGCTGGCCCGGCTGGTGGACGGGGCGTCGTCGGTGACGCTGTTCGTCGGTGCGGGGATCGCGGGCGCTCGTGACGAGGTGCTCGCACTGGCCGGGGCGGTGCAGGCCCCGATCGGGCACTCGCTCGGCGGCAAGGAGTGGATCCAGTACGACAACCCGTACGACGTCGGCATGAGCGGGCTGCTCGGCTACGGCGCCTGCTACGAGGCCACCCACGAGGCGGACCTGCTGATCCTGATCGGCACCGACTTCCCCTACGACGACTTCCTGCCGCAGGCCCGCACCGTCCAGATCGACGCCGAGGCCGCGCACCTGGGCCGGCGCACGGTGCTGGAACTCGGCGTGCACGGCGACGCCCGGTCCACGCTGGCCGCCCTGCTGCCGCGGATCACGGCGCGGACCGACCGGAGCTTCCTCGACCGGATGCTGCGCCGGCACGCCGAGGCGCTGGAGAAGGTCGTCGGCGCCTACACCCGGAAGGTCTCGGACCTGCGTCCGATCCACCCCGAGCACGTCGCCGACGTCCTCGACGACGAGATGGCCGACGACGCGATCGCCACCGTCGACACCGGCATGTGCAACGTGTGGGCCGCGCGCTACCTGACCCCCAACGGCCGGCGCCGGATCATCGGCTCCTACCGGCACGGCACGATGGCCAACGCGCTGCCGCACGCGATCGGCGCGGCGAGCGCGTTCCCCGGACGGCAGGTGGTCTCGCTGTCCGGCGACGGCGGGCTCACGATGCTGCTCGGTGAGCTGCTGACCGCCGTCGAGCACGAGCTGCCGCTCACCGTCGTCGCGTTCAACAACGGATCGCTGGGCATGATCCGGCTGGAGATGATGGTCGCGGGCTACCCGTCGTTCCAGACCGACCACGGCCCGGCCGACCTGGCCGGGATCGCCCGCGCCGCGGGCGCGCACGCCGTCACCGTGGAGGACCCGGACCACGTCCGGTCCGCACTGCGGACGGCGCTCGACCACGACGGCCCGTCCCTGGTGGACGTGCGCACCGACCCGAACGCGCTGTCCATCCCGCCGCACGTCACGGCGGCGCAGGTCCGCGGGTTCGCGCTCGCGGCGACCCGCACCGTGCTCGACGGCGGCGTCGGGAAGATGATCGAGCTGGCGCGCAGCAACCTGCGGTCTATCCCGCGGCCGTGA
- a CDS encoding ROK family transcriptional regulator, producing the protein MGAVSAGSRPGRAETDRWRATAEALREVRREPGLTRVELARRLRLASGSATEIAGRLRDLGWVAEERAPCGGRGRPTTRLVPAPGGPAVVAVDVRFEDWRAGLVGLDGEPVAVRSGRHTRRDPETVVSRLAAVVGELVAEHPGPVVATGIGVAATIVDEHLAQGAGQGWSPLDVRRIAAGHGLPVLVGNDANLAGVAEVRDGAAAGAGTALFLTVEVGIGGALLLRGRPQTGARGAAGEFGHLPFGDPSLECACGARGCWNNGTDGRALARMLGEPEPDDPYSYTGRVLDRAAAGDAAATSVVTSAAASLARGTAGLVNAHDPEVVVLGGLAPALRAAAPESFAVAYDAGLMAFRRTEPPPVHDAAHGADGVLRGAAAIALDHATSPAGLAARAG; encoded by the coding sequence ATGGGGGCGGTGTCAGCCGGTTCACGTCCCGGCCGGGCCGAGACCGACCGCTGGCGGGCCACCGCGGAGGCCCTCCGGGAGGTCCGGCGCGAGCCCGGGCTGACCCGGGTCGAGCTGGCCCGGCGGCTGCGGCTGGCCAGCGGGTCGGCCACCGAGATCGCGGGCCGGCTGCGCGACCTGGGCTGGGTGGCCGAGGAGCGCGCGCCGTGCGGGGGCCGCGGCAGGCCCACCACCCGGCTCGTCCCGGCGCCGGGCGGGCCCGCCGTCGTCGCGGTCGACGTCCGGTTCGAGGACTGGCGGGCCGGGCTCGTCGGTCTCGACGGGGAGCCCGTCGCCGTGCGGTCCGGGCGGCACACCCGCCGGGACCCGGAGACCGTCGTCTCCCGGCTGGCCGCGGTCGTCGGCGAGCTGGTCGCGGAGCATCCCGGCCCGGTCGTCGCCACCGGTATCGGGGTCGCGGCCACGATCGTCGACGAGCATCTCGCCCAGGGCGCGGGCCAGGGCTGGAGCCCGCTCGACGTGCGCCGGATCGCCGCCGGGCACGGCCTGCCGGTGCTCGTCGGGAACGACGCGAACCTCGCCGGTGTCGCCGAGGTGCGCGACGGCGCCGCCGCCGGGGCGGGCACGGCGCTGTTCCTCACGGTCGAGGTCGGCATCGGCGGCGCCCTGCTGCTGCGCGGGCGCCCGCAGACCGGCGCGCGCGGTGCGGCGGGGGAGTTCGGGCACCTGCCGTTCGGGGACCCGTCGCTGGAGTGTGCGTGCGGTGCCCGGGGATGCTGGAACAACGGCACCGACGGCCGGGCGCTCGCCCGGATGCTCGGGGAACCCGAGCCCGACGACCCGTACTCCTACACCGGCCGGGTGCTCGACCGGGCGGCCGCCGGGGACGCCGCCGCGACGTCGGTGGTGACGTCGGCGGCCGCGTCGCTCGCCCGCGGCACGGCCGGCCTGGTCAACGCGCACGACCCGGAGGTCGTCGTGCTGGGCGGGCTCGCGCCCGCGCTCCGGGCCGCCGCCCCGGAGTCGTTCGCCGTCGCCTACGACGCCGGGCTGATGGCGTTCCGCCGGACCGAGCCGCCCCCGGTGCACGACGCCGCGCACGGTGCCGACGGCGTCCTGCGGGGAGCGGCGGCCATCGCCCTCGACCACGCCACCTCCCCGGCCGGGCTGGCGGCCCGCGCGGGCTGA
- a CDS encoding MFS transporter produces the protein MKNYPARTGHSPTPSSTTGKPGPALFAMALGGLAIGTTEFASMGLLPAFAADLGATVPQAGTAISAYALGVVVGAPVLAVLGARWPRKRLVLVLAAALAVTNIASAFAPTFGTFVGTRFLAGLPHGAYFGTASVLAASLVPRERRPRAIATVMSGLMIANIVGVPGATWLGQAAGWPAAYLATGAIAVVTMVAVWWLVPDVREERRGSVVAELSALRRGQVWITMAVIATGFGGSFAVYSYVTPILTEVSGLAEAAVPLALAVYGLGMTLGNQAGGRMAEAAPVRTIAAGLGAAALSMAVFAVTASSAVMALVALFALAFTTTATTPALATRLMDAGREGPTLGAALHHAAFNVANALGAALGGAVLAAGWGWTSPAAAATVLPLLGLVALGVAVRMERVERRRDLALAA, from the coding sequence ATGAAAAACTACCCCGCGCGCACCGGCCACTCTCCCACCCCCTCCTCCACCACCGGAAAGCCCGGCCCCGCGCTGTTCGCCATGGCGCTGGGCGGGCTCGCGATCGGCACCACCGAGTTCGCCTCGATGGGCCTGCTGCCTGCGTTCGCCGCCGATCTCGGCGCGACGGTGCCGCAGGCCGGCACCGCGATCAGCGCCTACGCGCTCGGGGTCGTCGTCGGCGCCCCGGTGCTCGCCGTGCTGGGAGCGCGGTGGCCGCGCAAGCGGCTGGTGCTGGTGCTGGCCGCCGCGCTGGCGGTCACCAACATCGCCTCGGCGTTCGCGCCGACGTTCGGCACCTTCGTCGGGACCCGGTTCCTGGCCGGGCTGCCGCACGGCGCCTACTTCGGGACGGCGTCGGTGCTGGCCGCGTCGCTCGTGCCGCGGGAGCGGCGGCCGCGCGCGATCGCGACCGTGATGAGCGGACTGATGATCGCGAACATCGTCGGCGTGCCCGGAGCCACCTGGCTCGGCCAGGCGGCGGGCTGGCCCGCCGCCTACCTGGCGACCGGCGCGATCGCCGTCGTCACGATGGTGGCGGTGTGGTGGCTGGTCCCCGACGTGCGCGAGGAGCGCCGCGGCTCGGTCGTCGCCGAGCTGTCGGCCCTGCGCCGCGGCCAGGTGTGGATCACGATGGCCGTCATCGCGACCGGGTTCGGCGGCTCGTTCGCCGTCTACAGCTACGTGACCCCGATCCTCACCGAGGTCTCCGGTCTCGCCGAGGCCGCGGTGCCGCTCGCGCTCGCCGTGTACGGACTGGGCATGACGCTGGGCAACCAGGCCGGGGGCCGGATGGCCGAGGCGGCGCCGGTCCGCACGATCGCGGCCGGGCTCGGCGCGGCGGCGCTGTCGATGGCGGTGTTCGCGGTGACGGCGTCGTCGGCGGTCATGGCGCTGGTGGCGTTGTTCGCACTGGCCTTCACGACGACGGCGACGACCCCGGCGCTGGCGACCCGCCTGATGGACGCCGGCCGGGAGGGCCCGACGCTGGGCGCCGCCCTGCACCACGCCGCGTTCAACGTGGCGAACGCGCTCGGCGCGGCGCTGGGCGGCGCGGTGCTGGCCGCGGGCTGGGGCTGGACGTCGCCCGCCGCGGCCGCCACCGTCCTGCCCCTGCTCGGCCTGGTGGCGCTGGGTGTCGCCGTCCGGATGGAGCGGGTCGAGCGGCGCCGGGACCTCGCGCTGGCCGCGTAG
- a CDS encoding aldo/keto reductase encodes MTTIGNQVSGLCLGTNVFGWTADEETSFALLDAFVGAGGSMLDTADSYMAAAEGNSGGESETVIGNWLAARPGMRDRVVLATKVGQLPGREGLGPENVRAAAEDSLRRLRTDRIDLYYAHVDDEAVPQEDYLAAFDGLVRDGKVREIGASNFSADRLRSALAVAGGTGGARFTATQPHYNLMERGYEAEEALVAETEGLACFPYFGLAKGFLTGKYRAGDTAAVDSGVTSGPMARARAEGARAYLADPRAEKVLATLDEIARARGVAVPAVALAWLGAQPTVAAPIASARTTAQLDAVLPALTLTLEPVELAALSDASAPDA; translated from the coding sequence ATGACGACGATCGGGAACCAGGTGTCGGGGCTCTGCCTCGGGACGAACGTGTTCGGCTGGACCGCGGACGAGGAGACGTCGTTCGCGCTGCTCGACGCGTTCGTCGGCGCGGGCGGGTCCATGCTGGACACCGCCGACTCCTACATGGCCGCCGCCGAGGGCAACTCGGGCGGCGAGTCCGAGACGGTGATCGGCAACTGGCTCGCCGCCCGGCCCGGGATGCGGGACCGGGTCGTGCTCGCGACCAAGGTCGGGCAGCTCCCCGGCCGCGAGGGGCTCGGCCCGGAGAACGTCCGTGCGGCCGCGGAGGACTCGCTGCGCCGGCTGCGCACGGACCGGATCGACCTCTACTACGCCCACGTCGACGACGAGGCGGTGCCGCAGGAGGACTACCTCGCCGCGTTCGACGGGCTGGTCCGGGACGGGAAGGTCCGCGAGATCGGGGCGTCGAACTTCTCCGCGGACCGGCTGCGGTCGGCGCTCGCGGTCGCCGGCGGCACCGGTGGGGCCCGGTTCACCGCGACCCAGCCGCACTACAACCTGATGGAGCGCGGCTACGAGGCCGAGGAGGCACTCGTCGCCGAGACCGAGGGGCTCGCCTGCTTCCCGTACTTCGGTCTCGCGAAGGGGTTCCTCACCGGGAAGTACCGGGCCGGTGACACCGCCGCGGTCGACTCCGGCGTGACCAGCGGGCCGATGGCGCGGGCCCGCGCCGAGGGGGCGCGGGCCTACCTCGCCGACCCGCGGGCCGAGAAGGTGCTGGCCACCCTGGACGAGATCGCCCGTGCCCGCGGCGTGGCGGTCCCCGCCGTGGCACTGGCCTGGCTGGGCGCCCAGCCGACGGTCGCCGCGCCCATCGCCAGCGCGCGCACGACCGCGCAGCTCGACGCCGTCCTCCCGGCGCTGACCCTGACCCTGGAGCCGGTCGAGCTGGCCGCGCTGTCCGACGCGAGCGCGCCGGACGCGTGA
- a CDS encoding AMP-binding protein produces MPTGAHTDVEELLDALETGRDREALVHGDRRLTAGHVADTVHRLAHTLDGRVGPGQVVALLAGNSPEALIARYAVNLLGAGVTQPHEGLAAAAQARIVDDVEPALVLVDAAQAEQAAAVLDHAAPAEVLALGTVAGREDVLAESAAASTEPVRGRARPEDVEQIRHTGGTTGHPKGITYTFDHHTRAARLREAMEPLTPQGPARMLVATPVAHAGGGVADRMLTGGGTVVLLDRFDAGDFLAAVERERITHSFLLPPLLYRLLDHPGLDETDLSSLRSLLYGGAPANPRRIAEAHERIGPVLTQFYGQTEAGGISILTPAEHEKPELLGTVGRIVPSTEIAITGDDGARVADGEHGELWVHTGTEMDGYWKQPELTARTISDGWVRTGDVARLDDAGYLHVVDRVKDMVIVVGGHVYTSELEDTLMEHPGVRQAAVFGVPDGDGTEVVHAAVVAGDPAPSAGDLTGLVAERAGDMYVPRVSFVPELPLTGIGKTDKKRLRAELTGVTA; encoded by the coding sequence ATGCCGACCGGCGCGCACACCGACGTCGAGGAACTGCTGGACGCCCTGGAGACCGGACGCGACCGCGAGGCCCTCGTGCACGGCGACCGACGCCTGACGGCCGGTCACGTCGCCGACACCGTGCACCGGCTCGCGCACACCCTCGACGGCCGGGTCGGGCCCGGCCAGGTCGTCGCGCTGCTCGCCGGGAACTCGCCCGAGGCGCTGATCGCGCGCTACGCGGTGAACCTCCTCGGTGCCGGGGTCACCCAGCCGCACGAGGGACTGGCCGCCGCGGCGCAGGCCCGGATCGTCGACGACGTCGAGCCCGCACTCGTCCTCGTCGACGCGGCACAGGCGGAGCAGGCCGCCGCGGTCCTGGACCACGCGGCGCCGGCCGAGGTCCTGGCGCTGGGCACGGTCGCCGGGCGCGAGGACGTCCTGGCGGAGTCCGCCGCCGCGTCCACCGAGCCGGTCCGCGGGCGGGCCCGCCCGGAGGACGTCGAGCAGATCCGGCACACCGGCGGCACGACCGGCCACCCGAAGGGGATCACCTACACCTTCGACCACCACACCCGCGCGGCCCGGCTGCGCGAGGCGATGGAGCCGCTGACCCCGCAGGGCCCGGCCCGGATGCTGGTCGCCACGCCGGTCGCGCACGCCGGTGGCGGGGTGGCCGACCGGATGCTCACCGGCGGCGGGACGGTCGTCCTGCTCGACCGGTTCGACGCCGGCGACTTCCTCGCCGCCGTCGAGCGCGAGCGGATCACGCACTCGTTCCTGCTCCCGCCGCTGCTGTACCGGCTGCTCGACCACCCCGGCCTCGACGAGACCGACCTGTCGTCGCTGCGCTCGCTGCTCTACGGCGGGGCGCCCGCGAACCCCCGCCGGATCGCGGAGGCGCACGAGCGGATCGGGCCGGTCCTCACCCAGTTCTACGGCCAGACCGAGGCCGGCGGGATCAGCATCCTCACCCCCGCCGAGCACGAGAAGCCGGAGCTCCTCGGCACCGTCGGGCGGATCGTCCCGAGCACCGAGATCGCGATCACCGGCGACGACGGCGCCCGGGTCGCCGACGGCGAGCACGGCGAGCTGTGGGTGCACACCGGCACCGAGATGGACGGCTACTGGAAGCAGCCGGAGCTGACCGCCCGCACGATCTCCGACGGCTGGGTCCGGACCGGTGACGTCGCCCGGCTCGACGACGCCGGCTACCTGCACGTCGTGGACCGCGTGAAGGACATGGTGATCGTCGTCGGCGGGCACGTGTACACCTCGGAGCTCGAGGACACCCTCATGGAGCACCCGGGCGTCCGCCAGGCCGCGGTGTTCGGCGTCCCGGACGGCGACGGCACCGAGGTCGTGCACGCCGCCGTGGTCGCGGGCGACCCGGCGCCGTCCGCCGGGGACCTGACCGGCCTGGTCGCCGAGCGCGCCGGGGACATGTACGTCCCCCGGGTCAGCTTCGTCCCCGAGCTGCCCCTGACGGGGATCGGAAAGACCGACAAGAAGCGGCTGCGGGCCGAGCTCACCGGCGTCACGGCCTGA